A single genomic interval of Arthrobacter methylotrophus harbors:
- the atpB gene encoding F0F1 ATP synthase subunit A codes for MIALALPAQDSGTFTPPGIDQMHLPAILPWGASDGFSKQMLLVILSVVLIATFFILAARKQQLVPGKLQFAGEMAYGFVRNSIAKDIIGGRDFMKFVPLLFSLFFFILVNNIYGAIPVIQLPSFSHVGGAYVLAAVVYVTWIGIGIKKNGLKYFKLATVPSGVPWYILPIVVPIEIISNFMVRPVTHSLRLFATMMAGHLIVMIAGSGIEFLVMQENVLLKGASVLVLAGSIAMYMLEALIMVLQAYVFTLLTAIYIEGALHADSH; via the coding sequence TTGATCGCGCTTGCGCTCCCGGCCCAGGATTCAGGGACCTTCACCCCTCCCGGAATCGACCAAATGCACCTGCCGGCTATTCTGCCGTGGGGTGCGAGCGATGGCTTCTCCAAGCAAATGCTGCTGGTGATCCTGTCGGTCGTCCTTATCGCTACATTCTTCATCCTTGCTGCACGCAAGCAGCAGCTGGTTCCCGGCAAGCTGCAGTTCGCAGGCGAGATGGCCTACGGCTTCGTCCGCAACAGCATCGCCAAGGATATCATCGGCGGCCGTGACTTCATGAAGTTCGTGCCGCTCCTGTTCTCCCTGTTCTTCTTCATCTTGGTGAACAACATTTACGGCGCCATTCCCGTGATCCAGCTCCCGAGCTTCTCGCACGTCGGCGGGGCCTACGTACTGGCCGCTGTCGTGTATGTCACCTGGATTGGCATCGGTATCAAGAAGAACGGCCTGAAGTACTTCAAGCTGGCTACTGTTCCTTCCGGTGTCCCGTGGTACATCCTGCCGATCGTCGTGCCGATCGAAATCATCTCCAACTTCATGGTCCGGCCGGTCACCCACAGCCTTCGTCTCTTCGCCACCATGATGGCAGGTCACCTTATTGTAATGATCGCCGGCTCGGGCATTGAGTTCCTCGTCATGCAGGAGAACGTCCTTCTCAAGGGTGCATCCGTTCTGGTGCTCGCTGGTTCCATCGCCATGTACATGCTGGAAGCCCTGATCATGGTGCTCCAGGCATACGTCTTCACCCTTCTGACTGCGATTTACATCGAAGGCGCACTCCACGCCGACAGCCACTAG
- the prmC gene encoding peptide chain release factor N(5)-glutamine methyltransferase, with protein MTLFPGQSLADAVREATTILSDAGVPTPRVDAELLAEHLLGVGLGRLRAMLLGDSAAPEGYADLVAERAQRVPLQHITGVAHFRYLTLAVGPGVFIPRPETESVVQLVIDHLQGIPHPKVVDLGTGSGAIAGSIAQEVPGAEVHAVEFSTFAHAWATKNLKPLGVKLVQGDLRNALPEHDGTFDVVVSNPPYIPAAAIPNEPEVALHDPPEALYGGGADGMELPTAAVASAARLLKGGGFFVMEHAEVQARWISEHLKAAGCWTKVTTHIDLNGKERATSAVLAIAASGK; from the coding sequence ATGACGCTCTTCCCTGGCCAAAGCCTCGCCGACGCCGTCCGTGAGGCAACCACTATCCTGTCCGACGCCGGAGTCCCTACTCCGCGCGTGGACGCGGAGCTCCTCGCCGAACATCTCCTGGGTGTCGGCTTGGGGCGGCTGCGTGCCATGCTGCTCGGCGATTCCGCAGCCCCCGAAGGCTACGCTGACTTGGTGGCCGAGCGCGCACAGCGCGTTCCACTGCAGCACATTACCGGCGTCGCGCACTTCCGCTACCTCACGCTCGCCGTGGGGCCGGGCGTGTTCATTCCGAGGCCCGAAACCGAGTCGGTGGTCCAGCTGGTCATTGACCACCTCCAGGGAATCCCACACCCGAAAGTTGTCGATCTTGGCACCGGTTCCGGTGCGATTGCCGGCTCGATTGCCCAAGAGGTGCCCGGAGCCGAGGTCCACGCCGTGGAGTTCAGCACGTTTGCCCACGCCTGGGCCACGAAGAATTTGAAGCCCCTTGGCGTGAAGCTCGTGCAAGGCGACCTCCGAAATGCCTTGCCCGAGCACGACGGAACCTTTGACGTCGTCGTTTCCAACCCGCCCTACATTCCCGCCGCGGCGATTCCGAACGAACCTGAAGTGGCACTGCACGATCCGCCCGAGGCTCTCTACGGCGGGGGAGCGGACGGAATGGAGCTCCCGACGGCGGCTGTCGCCTCGGCTGCGCGGCTCCTCAAAGGCGGCGGCTTCTTCGTGATGGAGCACGCCGAGGTGCAGGCAAGGTGGATTTCCGAACATCTCAAGGCCGCCGGCTGCTGGACGAAAGTCACCACCCATATCGATCTCAACGGCAAGGAACGTGCCACGAGCGCAGTGTTGGCAATTGCTGCCTCCGGGAAATGA
- a CDS encoding L-threonylcarbamoyladenylate synthase, whose protein sequence is MTTSYNCTSEEQRAEGLEHAQRAINEKKCIVMPTDTVYGIAADAFSPQAVTMLLVSKGRGRHMPPPVLIPRPNALDGLASDVPEDARKLAEAFWPGGLTLIFHAQPSLDWDLGETRGTVALRMPDDEIALELLNRTGPLAVSSANRTGQPAAQTASEARTQLAESVEVYLEGGFRPVVGTESVASTIVDATAVPFRVVRDGAISLERLREVVPGVLGLGEEGPEAAGEAEAAPETSTEPVPEAVAENHAEGPVSGEAAVSGETRSE, encoded by the coding sequence GTGACCACAAGCTACAACTGCACGTCAGAGGAACAACGCGCCGAAGGCCTGGAACACGCGCAGCGCGCCATCAACGAGAAAAAGTGCATCGTGATGCCGACGGACACCGTCTACGGCATTGCGGCCGATGCGTTCTCACCCCAGGCCGTGACCATGCTGCTTGTTTCCAAGGGCCGCGGCCGCCACATGCCGCCCCCGGTATTGATCCCACGCCCCAATGCATTGGACGGGCTGGCAAGCGATGTGCCGGAGGATGCCCGTAAACTGGCTGAGGCCTTCTGGCCAGGCGGGCTGACGCTGATCTTCCACGCCCAGCCATCCTTGGACTGGGACCTGGGGGAGACGCGCGGAACCGTGGCCTTGCGCATGCCCGACGACGAAATTGCGCTTGAACTACTCAACCGCACCGGCCCGCTGGCAGTGTCCTCGGCGAATCGCACCGGCCAACCGGCGGCGCAGACGGCATCCGAGGCGAGGACCCAGCTTGCTGAATCGGTCGAGGTGTACCTTGAGGGCGGGTTCCGGCCGGTCGTGGGAACGGAGTCCGTAGCATCCACGATTGTTGACGCCACCGCCGTGCCATTCCGGGTGGTCCGCGACGGCGCAATTTCCCTCGAGCGCCTCCGTGAGGTGGTTCCGGGCGTGTTGGGCTTGGGCGAAGAGGGGCCGGAAGCGGCGGGTGAAGCGGAAGCCGCGCCGGAAACGTCCACCGAACCAGTGCCCGAAGCGGTAGCGGAAAACCACGCTGAGGGCCCGGTTTCCGGTGAAGCAGCTGTTTCGGGGGAGACCAGGTCCGAATGA
- the prfA gene encoding peptide chain release factor 1, translated as MFESVQGLLDEHAAIQAQLSDPAVYADQALARKLGRRSAQLQGIVEAYNRWRGLMDDLEAAKEMASEDAEFAAEVDEIEAKLPAAQEKLRRLLIPRDPDDARNVILEVKGGEGGDEAALFAGDLLRMYMRYAESRGWKTELISATESDLGGYKDVQMAVKGNSNDPAEGVYARLKFEGGVHRVQRVPVTESQGRIHTSAAGVLVLPEVDEPEELEINQNDLKIDVYRSSGPGGQSVNTTDSAVRITHLPTGIVVAMQNEKSQLQNREAGMRVLRARILAHQQEQIDAENSAQRKSQIRTMDRSERIRTYNFPENRIADHRTGYKAYNLDAVMNGDLEPVIQSAIEMDEQSRLDALGE; from the coding sequence ATGTTTGAGTCCGTACAGGGATTGCTTGATGAGCATGCTGCTATTCAGGCGCAGTTGAGTGATCCTGCCGTTTATGCCGACCAGGCGTTGGCCCGCAAGCTGGGACGGCGTTCTGCGCAGTTGCAGGGCATCGTGGAGGCGTACAACCGTTGGCGCGGACTCATGGACGATCTTGAAGCGGCAAAGGAAATGGCTTCCGAGGACGCCGAATTTGCTGCTGAGGTGGACGAAATCGAGGCGAAGCTTCCGGCAGCGCAGGAGAAATTGCGCCGCTTGCTGATCCCGCGCGATCCTGACGACGCACGTAACGTCATTCTTGAGGTCAAGGGCGGCGAAGGCGGCGACGAAGCTGCGCTCTTTGCCGGGGACCTGCTCCGGATGTACATGCGCTATGCGGAGTCGCGGGGCTGGAAGACCGAGCTCATCTCAGCCACGGAATCTGATCTGGGCGGTTACAAGGACGTCCAGATGGCCGTCAAGGGCAACTCGAACGATCCCGCTGAAGGCGTGTACGCCCGGCTGAAGTTCGAGGGCGGCGTGCACCGTGTTCAGCGTGTTCCTGTCACGGAGTCGCAGGGCCGCATCCACACCTCGGCTGCCGGCGTACTGGTGCTTCCGGAAGTGGATGAGCCCGAAGAGCTCGAGATCAACCAGAACGACCTCAAAATCGACGTCTACCGGTCCTCCGGTCCTGGCGGCCAGTCCGTCAACACCACCGACTCGGCAGTCCGCATTACCCACCTACCGACTGGCATCGTCGTCGCCATGCAGAACGAAAAGTCCCAGCTGCAGAACCGTGAAGCCGGCATGCGGGTCCTCCGTGCCCGCATCCTCGCCCATCAGCAGGAACAGATCGACGCCGAAAACTCTGCCCAGCGCAAGTCGCAGATCCGCACCATGGACCGTTCGGAGCGTATTCGCACCTACAACTTCCCGGAAAACCGGATTGCCGACCACCGTACCGGCTACAAGGCCTATAACCTGGACGCTGTCATGAACGGTGACCTCGAGCCGGTCATCCAATCGGCCATCGAAATGGACGAACAGTCGCGCCTGGACGCCCTGGGCGAGTAA
- a CDS encoding F0F1 ATP synthase subunit gamma, whose amino-acid sequence MGAQIRVYRQKISSTTSMRKIFKAMELIATSRIGKARARVAASTPYANAITRAVSAVASQSEIDHPLVTEPEQIRRAAVLVITSDRGLAGSYSASVLKKAEGLNELLRAEGKEVKTYLVGRKAQAYFDFRSRSYSRVWTGGTDSPEFKTAREIGAALLEEFANDFAEGGVDEIHVVYTRFKSMVTQEPTVIRLLPLEVEEQAVSESELLPLYEFEPESEQVLDALLPRYIESRIFAAMLQAAASELAARQRAMKSAGDNATDLIKKYTRLRNTARQAEITQELSEIVAGADALNA is encoded by the coding sequence ATGGGAGCCCAGATCCGGGTCTACCGCCAGAAGATCAGCTCGACGACGTCGATGCGCAAGATCTTCAAGGCGATGGAACTGATCGCTACCTCGCGCATCGGTAAGGCCCGCGCCCGCGTTGCAGCTTCGACGCCCTACGCAAACGCGATTACCCGTGCTGTTTCTGCTGTCGCAAGCCAGAGCGAAATCGATCACCCGCTAGTCACCGAGCCAGAGCAGATCCGCCGTGCCGCCGTCCTGGTTATCACCTCGGACCGCGGTCTGGCTGGTTCTTACTCGGCGAGCGTGCTCAAGAAGGCCGAAGGACTCAATGAGCTTCTCCGCGCTGAGGGCAAGGAAGTCAAGACCTACCTGGTAGGCCGCAAGGCCCAGGCATACTTCGACTTCCGCAGCCGTTCCTACTCACGCGTGTGGACCGGCGGGACCGATTCTCCGGAATTCAAGACTGCCAGGGAAATCGGCGCTGCTCTTCTCGAAGAGTTCGCCAACGACTTCGCTGAGGGTGGCGTGGACGAGATCCACGTCGTTTACACCCGCTTCAAGTCGATGGTGACGCAGGAGCCCACGGTTATTCGTCTGCTTCCGCTCGAAGTTGAAGAGCAGGCCGTCAGTGAGTCCGAACTTCTGCCGCTTTACGAGTTCGAACCGGAATCGGAGCAGGTGCTCGACGCACTGTTGCCGCGTTACATCGAGTCCCGCATCTTCGCAGCTATGTTGCAAGCAGCAGCTTCCGAGCTCGCCGCCCGCCAGCGTGCCATGAAGTCAGCAGGCGACAACGCGACCGACCTGATCAAGAAGTACACGCGTCTGCGCAACACGGCCCGACAGGCTGAGATTACGCAGGAGCTTTCCGAAATCGTGGCCGGCGCCGACGCCCTGAACGCGTAG
- a CDS encoding F0F1 ATP synthase subunit delta, protein MAGVSSESLTKALEQLEATLPTASLQLAKDLFGILGTVDSSAGLRRALTDPSRSGEEKSALVKQLVGGKVSADAAEIVSGLASSRWASARDIGDALETLAATVVIAVAENKSAVSASGITGLEELENDLFAFNQAVASSHEVQRALGESQASAAAKTILAGRLVPGASPESQLLIGQAVSQPRGIKPSKLIDNFAKLAAKRQQRWIATVRVTRPLTDAQTSRLQAGLDALYGRELKVNISVDPTLIGGIRVQVGDEVLDASVIARLSELRRQLAG, encoded by the coding sequence ATGGCAGGTGTATCGAGCGAATCGCTGACCAAAGCGCTGGAACAGTTGGAAGCCACGCTTCCCACGGCCTCGCTGCAGTTGGCTAAGGATCTCTTCGGAATCCTGGGAACGGTGGACAGCTCGGCTGGCTTGCGCCGCGCCCTGACTGACCCCTCTCGCAGCGGAGAAGAAAAGTCGGCGCTGGTCAAGCAGCTGGTTGGCGGGAAAGTCTCCGCTGATGCTGCGGAAATCGTGAGTGGATTGGCCAGCTCACGCTGGGCATCCGCACGCGATATCGGCGATGCACTCGAGACTCTTGCCGCCACGGTGGTTATCGCCGTGGCTGAAAACAAGTCGGCCGTTTCTGCCTCCGGAATCACGGGGCTGGAAGAGCTGGAAAACGATCTGTTTGCTTTCAACCAGGCCGTTGCTTCCAGCCACGAGGTACAACGTGCTCTGGGAGAGTCGCAGGCAAGCGCCGCGGCCAAGACCATCCTGGCGGGGAGGCTGGTTCCTGGCGCAAGCCCGGAATCCCAACTTCTCATTGGCCAGGCTGTGTCGCAGCCGCGCGGCATCAAGCCGAGCAAGCTCATCGACAACTTCGCCAAGCTTGCGGCCAAGCGCCAGCAGCGCTGGATCGCAACTGTCCGTGTCACCCGTCCGTTGACGGATGCGCAGACCAGCCGTCTGCAGGCCGGGCTTGACGCCCTCTACGGCCGCGAGCTGAAGGTCAACATTAGCGTTGATCCGACGTTGATCGGTGGAATCCGGGTCCAGGTGGGGGACGAAGTGCTTGACGCTTCGGTTATCGCCCGGCTGTCCGAACTCCGCCGGCAACTCGCTGGCTAG
- the atpA gene encoding F0F1 ATP synthase subunit alpha yields MAELTINADDVRNALNEFAASYEPGNAERVEVGRVTAASDGIARVEGLPSVMANELLRFEDGTLGLAQNLDVREIGVIILGDFTGIEEGQEVHRTGEILSVPVGDAFLGRVVDPLGQPIDDLGEIKAETTRALELQAPGVTQRKSVHEPMQTGLKAIDAMIPIGRGQRQLIIGDRQTGKTAIAVDTIINQKANWASGDVTKQVRCVYVGVGQKASTIAAVRQTLEDHGALEYTTIVASPASDPAGFKYLAPYAGSAIGQHWMYGGKHVLVIFDDLSKQAEAYRAVSLLLRRPPGREAYPGDVFYLHSRLLERCAKLSDELGAGSMTGLPIVETKANDVSAYIPTNVISITDGQIFLQSDLFNANQRPAVDVGVSVSRVGGAAQVKSMKKVSGTLKLDLAQYRDMQAFAMFASDLDAASRQQLTRGARLMELLKQGQYSPFPVEDQVVSIWAGTKGYLDDVPVEDVSRFESEFLEHLKHKSSILTTLAQTNVLDDDTAEALKSSIIDFKKGFFGEGDNRLVGAGHEEHQAISGGEVDQEKIVKQKR; encoded by the coding sequence ATGGCCGAATTGACCATCAACGCCGACGACGTCCGTAATGCGTTGAACGAGTTCGCGGCGTCCTACGAACCCGGAAACGCAGAGCGCGTAGAGGTCGGCCGTGTGACCGCCGCAAGTGACGGCATCGCCCGTGTTGAGGGTCTTCCCTCGGTCATGGCGAACGAGCTGCTTCGCTTCGAGGACGGCACCCTGGGCTTGGCCCAGAACCTCGACGTCCGCGAAATCGGCGTCATCATCCTCGGTGACTTCACGGGTATCGAAGAAGGTCAGGAAGTCCACCGCACCGGTGAAATCCTGTCCGTCCCGGTAGGCGACGCCTTCCTGGGCCGCGTGGTTGACCCGCTGGGCCAGCCGATCGACGACCTCGGCGAGATCAAGGCCGAGACCACCCGTGCACTGGAACTTCAGGCTCCGGGCGTGACTCAGCGCAAGTCGGTTCACGAACCCATGCAGACCGGTCTCAAGGCTATCGACGCCATGATTCCGATCGGCCGTGGCCAGCGTCAGCTGATCATTGGTGACCGCCAGACCGGCAAGACCGCCATCGCCGTCGACACCATCATCAACCAGAAGGCCAACTGGGCTTCTGGTGATGTGACCAAACAGGTCCGATGCGTGTACGTCGGTGTCGGCCAGAAGGCTTCCACCATCGCCGCTGTCCGGCAGACCCTGGAAGACCATGGCGCGCTGGAATACACCACGATTGTGGCTTCCCCGGCATCCGACCCGGCCGGCTTCAAGTACTTGGCTCCTTACGCGGGCTCGGCCATCGGCCAGCACTGGATGTACGGCGGCAAGCACGTACTGGTTATCTTCGATGACCTGTCGAAGCAAGCTGAAGCCTACCGCGCAGTATCCTTGCTGCTTCGCCGCCCGCCGGGACGCGAAGCGTACCCGGGTGACGTCTTCTACTTGCACTCCCGCCTGCTGGAGCGTTGCGCCAAGCTCTCCGACGAGCTGGGCGCAGGCTCGATGACCGGTCTTCCGATCGTTGAAACCAAGGCCAACGACGTCTCGGCCTACATCCCGACCAACGTGATCTCCATCACCGATGGCCAGATCTTCCTGCAGTCGGACCTCTTCAACGCCAACCAGCGCCCCGCTGTTGACGTTGGTGTGTCCGTGTCCCGCGTTGGTGGCGCGGCTCAGGTCAAGTCCATGAAGAAGGTGTCCGGTACCTTGAAGCTGGACTTGGCGCAGTACCGCGACATGCAGGCGTTCGCGATGTTCGCATCCGACCTTGATGCCGCTTCGCGCCAACAGTTGACCCGTGGCGCCCGCCTGATGGAACTGCTCAAGCAGGGGCAGTACTCGCCGTTCCCGGTCGAGGACCAGGTTGTGTCCATCTGGGCCGGCACCAAGGGCTACTTGGACGATGTCCCGGTTGAGGACGTCAGCCGTTTCGAGTCCGAGTTCCTGGAGCACCTCAAGCACAAGTCTTCTATCCTGACCACGCTGGCGCAGACCAACGTCCTGGACGACGACACCGCTGAAGCGCTGAAGTCCTCGATCATCGACTTCAAGAAGGGCTTTTTCGGAGAAGGCGATAACCGTTTGGTTGGTGCCGGCCACGAAGAGCACCAAGCGATTTCCGGCGGCGAAGTCGACCAGGAAAAGATCGTCAAGCAGAAGCGCTAG
- a CDS encoding MraY family glycosyltransferase, giving the protein MIMYSLMMLTAAVVSYLATWVARRMGNKLRLFAPIRSRDMHSVPISRLGGLGLFAGFAVALVVASNSFFVKDIFHGNGAPWGILAGALVIVAVGVADDVMDIRWWVKLIGQCTAGTIVAVWGVQMSVIPFVPEPIRIEGEPLRIILTALLIVTTMNAVNFIDGLDGLAAGVAAIGGVAFFLTAYWVHRNATLTDRSDLAALLMAIIVGCCIGFLPHNWFPAKIFMGDSGAMLLGLVMASAGVVSTGQISSGLYDRANGIPTIVPILLPFAILSLPLLDLGLAVLRRTARGQSPWSADRGHLHHKLIELGHTHRTAVLMMYVWTCILAFGGLAFAIFPWQMVLTVDIVAALIMAGVTAWPYFARKGRAAR; this is encoded by the coding sequence GTGATCATGTATTCGCTCATGATGCTCACGGCTGCCGTCGTGTCCTATCTCGCTACGTGGGTAGCTCGCCGGATGGGGAATAAGCTTCGGCTTTTTGCACCCATCCGCAGCCGCGATATGCACTCAGTGCCCATCTCACGGCTCGGCGGATTGGGCCTCTTCGCAGGCTTTGCCGTAGCCCTCGTGGTGGCGAGCAATTCGTTTTTCGTGAAGGACATCTTCCATGGGAACGGCGCGCCGTGGGGAATACTGGCCGGAGCGCTGGTGATCGTCGCGGTTGGCGTTGCCGACGATGTGATGGATATCCGGTGGTGGGTCAAGCTGATTGGCCAATGCACGGCCGGCACGATCGTCGCAGTTTGGGGCGTGCAGATGTCCGTGATTCCGTTTGTTCCGGAGCCCATTCGGATTGAAGGTGAGCCGCTGCGGATTATCCTGACCGCACTCCTTATCGTGACCACCATGAATGCCGTCAATTTCATCGATGGCCTCGACGGCCTGGCGGCGGGCGTTGCAGCTATTGGCGGGGTTGCGTTCTTCCTTACCGCATATTGGGTCCACCGCAATGCAACACTTACGGACAGATCGGATCTGGCGGCGCTCCTGATGGCGATCATCGTGGGGTGCTGCATTGGATTCCTGCCCCACAATTGGTTCCCGGCCAAGATTTTCATGGGTGACTCCGGGGCGATGCTCTTGGGACTCGTGATGGCCTCGGCCGGTGTGGTCTCTACCGGCCAGATCAGTTCCGGACTCTATGACCGTGCCAACGGCATTCCGACGATCGTCCCCATCCTGTTGCCGTTCGCGATTCTCTCGCTGCCGTTGCTGGACCTAGGCCTGGCGGTTTTGCGACGGACAGCCCGCGGACAATCGCCCTGGTCTGCCGACCGGGGACATTTACACCACAAGCTCATTGAGCTTGGCCACACACACCGCACGGCGGTGCTCATGATGTACGTGTGGACCTGCATTTTGGCCTTCGGAGGGCTGGCCTTTGCCATCTTCCCATGGCAGATGGTCCTCACAGTGGACATCGTGGCCGCGCTGATCATGGCTGGAGTGACAGCATGGCCATACTTTGCCCGAAAAGGGCGCGCTGCACGGTAG
- a CDS encoding F0F1 ATP synthase subunit B, whose amino-acid sequence MNQQIISAAAQGAAESANPLVPNPWEMGVVLAGFAVLFYIVVKFVVPMFEKTFAERAEAIEGGIAKAEKAQAEASAALEEYKQQLQDARAEANRIREEARAEGAQILAELKTKAAAESARITEQAHAQIESERQAAVVSLRSEVGTLATTLAERIVGESLSDDDRAARVVDRFLADLETQSAGAAK is encoded by the coding sequence ATGAATCAGCAGATCATCTCAGCCGCCGCTCAAGGCGCCGCGGAATCGGCTAATCCGCTCGTTCCCAACCCCTGGGAAATGGGCGTCGTCCTCGCTGGCTTTGCGGTCCTCTTTTACATCGTGGTCAAGTTTGTTGTCCCGATGTTCGAGAAGACTTTCGCCGAGCGTGCGGAGGCGATTGAGGGCGGAATTGCCAAGGCTGAAAAGGCTCAGGCTGAAGCTTCTGCAGCTCTTGAAGAGTACAAGCAGCAGCTCCAGGACGCCCGCGCCGAGGCTAACCGCATCCGCGAAGAAGCTCGTGCCGAAGGTGCCCAGATCCTCGCGGAGCTGAAGACCAAGGCAGCAGCGGAGTCGGCACGCATCACCGAGCAGGCGCACGCCCAGATCGAATCGGAGCGTCAGGCGGCTGTTGTCTCCCTGCGTTCCGAGGTGGGTACTTTGGCCACGACTTTGGCTGAGCGCATCGTTGGCGAATCGCTCAGCGATGACGATCGTGCCGCCCGCGTGGTGGACCGTTTCCTGGCAGATCTGGAGACCCAGAGCGCAGGTGCAGCTAAGTAA
- the atpE gene encoding ATP synthase F0 subunit C — protein MNGDINGSLNLIGYGLSAIGGGIGVGLVFAAYINGVARQPEAQRVLQPIAFLGLALTEALAILGLVFAFVLK, from the coding sequence ATGAACGGCGATATCAACGGCTCCCTTAACCTCATTGGCTACGGTCTCTCCGCTATCGGCGGTGGTATCGGTGTGGGTCTCGTATTTGCTGCTTACATCAACGGTGTTGCACGTCAGCCGGAGGCCCAGCGCGTGCTCCAGCCGATCGCGTTCCTTGGTCTGGCTCTGACGGAAGCCCTCGCCATCCTCGGCCTGGTCTTCGCTTTCGTTCTCAAGTAA
- a CDS encoding glycosyltransferase, which yields MTLSVAVAAVTFDRPGELKVLLDAVDKQSIPVDTICLVDSGTTPAREVAAAHPKVDYVRSEANLGGAGGFALAILKAVASGAEWVWIMDDDAEPGDPDCLETLVREAEARGLDAVVPLVVAPGYPDKLSFFFRIDGKVTHDRAEVEKAGFLPDVGHFFNGALIRSSVFFKVGVPDIRLFIRGDEVDFMIRLRKAGIRFGTVATAWITHPHAFSETKHVFGARWHVIVPDSAFKRYFYYRNRGYLIRRYRRGKSMVADVGGYLGYFLPRGDFRGLAEWFRAFSAGLRNKGFGPLEDQKF from the coding sequence ATGACTCTCTCCGTTGCCGTTGCGGCCGTGACCTTTGACCGCCCCGGAGAGCTTAAAGTCCTGCTCGACGCCGTCGACAAGCAGTCCATACCGGTGGATACCATCTGTCTGGTGGACAGCGGTACCACCCCTGCGCGGGAGGTTGCAGCGGCTCATCCGAAAGTGGACTATGTCCGCTCCGAGGCGAATCTGGGCGGGGCGGGCGGCTTCGCCCTTGCGATCCTCAAGGCGGTAGCCAGCGGCGCTGAATGGGTCTGGATCATGGACGATGATGCCGAACCCGGCGACCCCGACTGTCTCGAGACCCTGGTTCGCGAAGCGGAAGCCCGAGGACTCGATGCCGTGGTCCCCCTCGTGGTGGCCCCCGGCTACCCGGACAAACTATCTTTCTTCTTTCGGATAGACGGCAAGGTGACCCACGACCGCGCCGAGGTCGAGAAGGCGGGGTTCCTGCCCGACGTCGGGCACTTCTTCAACGGGGCGCTCATCCGCTCCAGCGTTTTCTTCAAAGTGGGGGTGCCGGATATCCGGCTGTTCATCCGGGGCGATGAAGTGGACTTCATGATCCGCCTCCGGAAAGCCGGGATACGCTTCGGCACGGTCGCGACCGCTTGGATCACCCATCCCCATGCCTTTTCAGAGACGAAGCATGTCTTCGGCGCGCGCTGGCACGTGATCGTTCCGGATTCAGCGTTCAAGCGCTACTTCTACTACCGCAACCGCGGCTATTTGATCCGCCGCTACCGCCGCGGAAAGTCCATGGTGGCCGACGTCGGGGGCTACTTGGGCTATTTCCTCCCCCGTGGTGACTTCCGGGGGCTCGCAGAGTGGTTCCGGGCATTCTCGGCGGGTCTGCGGAACAAAGGCTTCGGGCCGCTGGAGGACCAGAAGTTCTAG
- a CDS encoding WecB/TagA/CpsF family glycosyltransferase — protein sequence MSLVRDRVPLLDVDVTALCADELIQAMSGFVSDGTTRVVLGHNLHSVTLFHSSPDFRLLYERSDVVLLDGAPVAMLWGLCRRGNSRSDDQGLMEYRLGSTDWVPALGGVEGLRRIAVVGAGPEANAKTVERLRGIVPDAEVAGRPGDNWDNDSEESVVAWLAEFQPQLVLLGLGMPLQESVLHRRLEELPPAVYCTVGGAIEQLAGLQKLAPRWLGRLGLEWAWRLILHPGRVAYRVFGEPWILLGLLVRRRLSGNNTTVDRSPAEHER from the coding sequence ATGAGCCTGGTCCGGGATCGTGTTCCCCTTTTGGACGTAGACGTCACTGCCTTGTGCGCCGACGAGCTGATCCAGGCCATGAGCGGGTTCGTTTCAGACGGCACCACCAGAGTGGTTCTTGGACACAATCTGCATAGCGTCACGCTGTTTCATTCGAGTCCGGATTTCCGGCTTCTTTATGAACGCAGTGACGTGGTGCTCCTGGACGGTGCGCCCGTCGCCATGCTCTGGGGGCTTTGCCGTCGGGGAAACTCACGCAGCGACGACCAGGGGTTGATGGAATACCGCTTGGGATCCACGGACTGGGTGCCCGCGCTCGGCGGTGTCGAAGGACTACGCAGGATTGCGGTCGTCGGGGCGGGTCCCGAGGCCAACGCCAAGACGGTCGAGCGTCTCCGCGGAATCGTCCCCGATGCCGAGGTCGCCGGCCGGCCCGGCGATAATTGGGACAATGACAGCGAAGAGTCCGTCGTTGCGTGGCTGGCGGAATTCCAGCCCCAGCTGGTTCTTCTTGGCTTGGGAATGCCGCTGCAGGAATCCGTCCTACACCGCCGCCTCGAGGAACTTCCGCCTGCCGTCTACTGCACGGTGGGCGGGGCGATTGAACAGTTGGCGGGCCTACAGAAACTCGCTCCCCGCTGGCTTGGTCGCCTCGGCCTCGAATGGGCTTGGCGACTCATCTTGCACCCGGGACGTGTCGCTTACCGGGTCTTCGGTGAACCGTGGATTCTGCTCGGCCTGCTGGTCCGCCGTCGGCTCTCGGGCAACAACACCACGGTGGATCGCAGTCCGGCCGAACACGAGCGCTAG